The following is a genomic window from Bacteroidia bacterium.
ATCGGCATCGCTTTCATCGCTGTTTGCGCCTCTGCTGACACGAACGCGCGCATTACCAGAGATATTTGCCGGAACGCCCCAGTCGTAATACCTTACATTCGAACCGACATTAGATGCAATCGGGTTCAATGATAAGCCATTGTCAAGCGTATATTCAATCGTAAATGTACCATCTCCCGGAGTAAAACCCGGCGCATCCCAGCGGATCCGTACAGGCTCGCCAGGCGCAACGCCTTCTCCTCCGTAAGGATACGTCACCACGATTTCGTCAGCGACAAACGTGTAAACGATATAATATTTCTGCGGTCCCTGTGGAACAGAAAATCCATTTATATTCACTGTATAGTTTCCGGCAAGGGGATTGAGCAAAAGCACCTGCTCCACATTATTGAGGTTGTCAATACCTGTGGTAGCCAGTGCATTGAGGTTGACAGGGTTGGGGGTCGGATCGAGAATCCACGGATTGTGAATGCCATTGTCGGGAGCAGTAACCTGCATATTCAAGTCATTGACCAGGGCAATACCTGCCTGTACGGCGGCAGGAGGATCCATCCAGTAGGTCATAATCCGCAGCTCACGGGTATTGGCAGGAACAGAAATAGTATGCGTATTATTGCCACTTTGGGTGATGGTAGCGGAAAAGAAAGTATTTTTTTCAAACACCTCCACAGCGCGACGCGCATTGATACGGCCCCAGCCAAATTGAAAATCCGGCCCGGTATTGCCGATATCATCGGCAGTGTTGAGCATGGCAGCCTTTACCAGCGATCCCTCCGGGTTTTGGCCGCCGTGAAGCGACTTATAGGCCTGGTACAACTGCGCAGAAACCCCGGCGATGCCGGGGGCAGCAGCGGAAGTACCGCTGAAGGTAATGTATTCATTATCAGGGCTGGTGGACTGCTGTCCATTCCCATTGGCCGAAATGTCGGGCTTGATCCGTCCGTCATGCGCCGGGCCGCGACTACTGCTGTTGACCAGCACGTCGTTGGACAAAAGATTGGCCGTGGCAATGACATTTTTCCCTTGCTTATGCCCTCCCGTTATGTTTCCCCATTGGTTGCCTGCGCCATAACCACAGTCAGAGTTGTTGGAGTTTCCCGCTGAAAATACATGAAGAAGGGAAGGGTAGTCAAATGACTGCTGATCCACGGTACGGGTAATGGTCGTATAACCCGCATTACAGCCATTGCTATACGAGCTGTTGGTCACCATCACATCGTGATAGATATGCAGCCCGAGGGTGGTGTCGAGGAAGTTTTGAACATAGTCGGTCACATACAGAAACGCACCCGGCGCCATCCCCTGAATATTGGGGTCGAGATTACCTGCGCCTGCCATGATACCCGAAACACCGTCGCCGTGCGTGCCGTTTGCATTATTGGTAAGCGAATTGTCGATCCGGCCTTTAAAATCTATATGGGGCCCGACAATCCCATCGTCGCGACAGAGTATATTGACTCCAGCGCCGTCGTAATGGCGCCCTGCCGAAAACTCGGAGTTGAGCACATTGGCGCGGTGAAGGCTTTTGCCGCGGGTATCTTCAGCCACGGGTGGCGGAGATATGAGTTCGATATAGCTGACACAGGAGAGCGCAGCGATCTTGTAAATGTCTTCGGGAAGCGCCAGAATGGTGAGGAGATTGGAATTGTTATTCTCCTCAGCGATTTCAACTCCGGCTTTCAGCAGCCCTCTGACGACCGTCTGGCGAGAAATCTGCGGATAATGCTCGACTACCAGTTCGACCCGATTGCCGCGAAGGGCATAGTCAGGCACAGACTGATTGTCCAGCACCGGATTGATTTTGTGCCGGGGCAATACAGGCATTACGCTTCTGATTGCAAAGTTTTGCAGTTGATCGGTATTATAGCCGGAGGGAAAAGCTACCAGAAAAGTATAACGGGGAACGTAACCGACGATCCGGACACCTGTTGCGAGGAACCGTTCTTTGTCTGCCTGGTCGGGGATATTGAAAAACTGAACAAAGCGAAAAAATTGATTTTCGGCTACCTCATCCGGCCTTATATCCGGATTTTGAAGGAAAGCAGCAAGATTTTCCGGGAAGAGTTCTTTTCCCGACTTGAGGAGCACCTCATAGCGGGAGTCCTGTGCAACCATTTGAGAAAATGGCATAAGAATGCACAACATCAAAAGCACGTAAAGTTTTTTCATTATGTGGATTTTGGTAAGGGAATAAGCATGAAAATTAATGTTTAGCCTTTAGATCGCCAAAAAGAATTCTCCGACGTGAAGTAGAAAAAGACAACTTTCATAACCAGTGGTGTAGTCATTTTAGAATTTGAAATTCTTATCTAATTGCATTAAATTGCGTTGTTCAGTTTTGAGTACAACAGCACCCATTCACAATATTGCCCGATGCGATATCTTTTGGATAAGTCAACCCAAAATTTCCATGCAGCTACTCTTTTGTTTGAAAAATCAGGGAGTTCACAACAAAAGTATTATGCACCTGCCATTCATTGCCTCTACTATGGATGTCTCCAGTCGCTCAAGTATATTCTTCTTTACAAATTGGGGGAAACGGAAGAATCATGGTCTCAACAACAGACATTTGACCGAAAAACCAATCAGGGAACTCATTCTTTTTTGATTGAAAGAATTACTCAGGAACTTCGCGCAAACAAAAAAGATCCTGTAATTGCCCGTTCATTTCAGGCTACTATGAAAGACCTGAAAAATTTCCGACATGAGTCTGATTACGACGACAGCCCTGTAAACCAGGAAAAATGTTATAAAGCCAGGCTGAAAGCAGAAGAAATTCAAGATATACTCAAAAAAGTATTTTCAATATGACACCCGTATTAAACTTTATTCATAATATTATTGAAGCCCTGCTGAAGGATTATCCAAATCTTCATCTGATCTATCAATATAAGATTTCGTCTGAAACACACTTTATCAAGCTTCCGGCGGAGATTTACAATGATTCCGCATTCCTTGAAAAGGATTTGGACTGGTCGCAAATGTTTTTCGAATCCTTTGGAGAATCGCTGGCATTTATTACAGAAGGGGCACTGACGGAGCTGGACCAGCCAGAGATAGTTATTATTTCAACCAAAGACTTTCAAAATGAGGCTCCTTTTGTCTCCGCGGAAGATCTGTCAAATGATACCAGCATTATCGAATCCATTATTTATGGTAAGGAACCTTCTTTCTATGTTCCTGCACCTGACACAACTCTCAACATAAATGAAGATTTGAATCAACACATAGATACGAATATTGAAGATTCTTATTTACAAGCTGCATAACCTATGTCTGAAGAAACTATTCCACAAATTAGTCTTCGCGATATTCTGCTGGTTGAGTCTGAGTTTAAGAAGCTTGGAGATAAGGGAAAATGGCCTCAGCAGCATACACTGATCAATATTGAATTGAGGGCATCAGAAAGCGAGGATATTACCATCTGTGAACTCACGATAACTTTGACGCCCTCTGATGAAGGTGAACAAGTTTATTATGCAAAGGTAAAGATGGAAGCAGCTTTCATACTCCCGGCAGAACTACCATTCGATCGTGAGCAATTCAAATATATCAACGGCCCTGCGATCATTTACCCATACATCCGGGAGCATATAAGCGCTGTAACTGGAAAAGCCGGAATCGGACCTATATTTTTAGCGCCCTTTAACTTTGTACAACACTACAAAACGCATATTCAGGGGAAAATCACTTCTGACTGAAGTCTTTATCCACCTCCACAGCCTCATACAAATACGCCCGCACCAACTCTTCATCAATCTCCTCCACCCGGGTGAAGGTTTTGCTATAGACCTGCTTTCGGTTGCCTTTTTCGAGAAATCCTATTTCATCGCTGAGTTTATACCCCTGGCAAAAACCCAGTTGTACGCCGTTGAGTTTTACGTTTCCCCATGGCACGGCTGATGGCCAGATAAAACACACCCGGCTATGTCTCCAGTAATAGGGGACATTATAAGACAATTTTTCCCGGCAATCGGGAATACAATCCAGAATAATTTGCCGGAGCACGTCAACAATGACCCGCTCATTGTCGGGGAGGTAGTCCAAAAATGCTTCAACATTATCAAACCTGACGTTTTGCATGGCAGCCATAATATTACCTGTTAACATTTACTTAAAACTAACCGTTTACTGGTTTTGAATATACTGTGTCATTCTGTTTTTCGGAAAAATACTGTTAGTTTACATACTTTCTTCACAACCGATTGTTATGAGTTTACCGTTATTTCAGGAATTTCCGCCAGTGTCTTCTGACGCATGGCGAAAACAGGCAGAAGCAGCGCTGAAGGGGCGCACGATCGAATCGCTGCATTTTGAGCCGGAAAAATTTCTTTCCCTTGCGCCCTGGTACAGGGAGGAAGATATTCGCCACCTTAACCATGAGCTACTCATTCCCCCCGGAAAATTTCCCTTCCGCCGGGGCAACCGCTTCCATGCCTATGGTCCGGGCTGGCAGATCGTCAACGAAATCAGCGCAGACCAGCCGCAGGCAATACAAATTCTGGAAAAAATCCTTACCCACCCTCCCGAAGCCATCGCCCTTTCTGGCTATTACCGCCTTCCGGAACCCAAAGAAACAGAAGCCCTGCTTTCCCAGATTCATTTGCCTTCCACAGCAGTTCACCTCGAAGTAAACCAACGTCCGGTACAAACCGTGCTCGATCTGGTCAAACTCCTCCTTATCCGAAAATTCCGCAAAAACGAACTCACCGGCACACTCTACAACGACCCGATCTCCAAAGCGGCTAGTGCAGGAAAAGCTGTTCACCCTGTGGAGATGGCGCATTGCGAAGGGGGACTGATCAACGGGCGCAACCTCCCAAACTTCCGTACACTGGGGCTGGATTTTTCATGGGTACAGGAAATGGGCGGAACGATCACCGAAGAAATTGCCTTTGCACTGGCTGTGGTGACGGACTACCTCGATTTTTTCGAACAGACAAAGTCCGTATTAGCCCGAAAAGAGATTCTCGAAAATATCGCGATCACCTTTTCTGCGGGAAGCGATTTTTTTATGGAAGCCGCCAAACTACGCGCTTTCCGGATTTTATACGCCAAACTTATTGCTGCCTGGGGAGAAACCCGTGCAGACCTTCAGTCTCCATTTCTCATCACACGCACTTCCCGCCAGAATCTTAGCCTTTAC
Proteins encoded in this region:
- a CDS encoding DUF1801 domain-containing protein, with product MAAMQNVRFDNVEAFLDYLPDNERVIVDVLRQIILDCIPDCREKLSYNVPYYWRHSRVCFIWPSAVPWGNVKLNGVQLGFCQGYKLSDEIGFLEKGNRKQVYSKTFTRVEEIDEELVRAYLYEAVEVDKDFSQK
- a CDS encoding protein-export chaperone SecB codes for the protein MSEETIPQISLRDILLVESEFKKLGDKGKWPQQHTLINIELRASESEDITICELTITLTPSDEGEQVYYAKVKMEAAFILPAELPFDREQFKYINGPAIIYPYIREHISAVTGKAGIGPIFLAPFNFVQHYKTHIQGKITSD
- a CDS encoding methylmalonyl-CoA mutase family protein produces the protein MSLPLFQEFPPVSSDAWRKQAEAALKGRTIESLHFEPEKFLSLAPWYREEDIRHLNHELLIPPGKFPFRRGNRFHAYGPGWQIVNEISADQPQAIQILEKILTHPPEAIALSGYYRLPEPKETEALLSQIHLPSTAVHLEVNQRPVQTVLDLVKLLLIRKFRKNELTGTLYNDPISKAASAGKAVHPVEMAHCEGGLINGRNLPNFRTLGLDFSWVQEMGGTITEEIAFALAVVTDYLDFFEQTKSVLARKEILENIAITFSAGSDFFMEAAKLRAFRILYAKLIAAWGETRADLQSPFLITRTSRQNLSLYDRHNNLLRATTASISAIAGGTNALIVTAFDRMKGPEDIQSARLSGNIQHLLRHESYLDKVTDPGGGSWHLEILTDQLAEAAWTRFQKIEKLGGFSQMMKEGQILQLLEHSAEKKDTDFASRKSVMVGVNQYPGSTEAFPDIHAHEFLSPFEVLRLEMDKRTAQSGKRPVAFLMTFGDVKMRNARKQFARNLLGCLGLKIGEEGEIQSAAPDIVVLCSSDADYLENGKTMIEKAKKQAPGAVIIIAGKPEGVEALQADDYIFAGMNALEFLQKLAARI